In one Rutidosis leptorrhynchoides isolate AG116_Rl617_1_P2 chromosome 8, CSIRO_AGI_Rlap_v1, whole genome shotgun sequence genomic region, the following are encoded:
- the LOC139863574 gene encoding uncharacterized protein — translation MGKNKAVEPDQLPIEAWRCLGEDGVRYLTCLFNKTFRSYKMPTEWRRSEIIPIFKNKGDAQNYENYRGRSLMKAIHIIRSVMEKYREKQKSPEMVFLDLEKAYDCVPRKLIWKTLNSRGIPSRYIKAIMDMYEGVKSCIRMPVGNT, via the exons ATGGGTAAAAACAAAGCTGTTGAACCAGACCAGCTTCCAATAGAGGCATGGCGGTGCCTTGGCGAGGATGGTGTTAGGTACTTGACGTGTCTTTTCAATAAGACGTTTAGAAGCTATAAGATGCCAACAGAATGGAGACGCAGCGAGATTATTCCCATCTTCAAAAATAAAGGGGATGCCCAAAACTACGAAAATTAcagag GGCGCTCTTTGATGAAGGCAATTCATATTATAAGAagcgttatggagaagtatagggaaaagCAAAAAAGCCCAGAGATGGTCTTCTTAGACTTAGAAAAGGCCTATGATTGTGTTCCGCGAAagttgatttggaagacccttaataGTAGAGGTATCCCAAGCAGATATATTAAAGCAATTATGGATATGTACGAAGGGGTGAAGTCCTGCATTCGGATGCCTGTGGGAAACACATAG